A region of Plectropomus leopardus isolate mb chromosome 16, YSFRI_Pleo_2.0, whole genome shotgun sequence DNA encodes the following proteins:
- the LOC121955894 gene encoding alpha-N-acetylgalactosaminidase-like codes for MHLTVLLFASALSVATFALDNGVMRTPPMGWLAWERFRCDIDCEHDPKNCISENLFIDMADRLSEDGWRELGYVYVNIDDCWSSMQRDEKGRLQADPKRFPGGIPKLARYLHDRGLKLGIYGDMGTHTCGGYPGTPLDKIEIDAQTFADWEVDMFKFDGCYSNATEQAQGYPLMSKALNATGRPIGYSCSWPAYQGGLPPKVNYTQLGEICNLWRNYGDIQDSWDSVLNIADWFFSNQDVLIPAAGPGRWNDPDMLIIGDFGLSMDQSRSQMALWAIMAAPLFMSNDLRTISSGARSILQNKMAITINQDPLGIQGRRILKEKSGIEVYWRPLSKNASALVFFSRRTDMPYRYQTNLKKLNYTTGSYKIYDVFTDQTMMQKDSTDFVVSVNPTGVVMWYVSAPAKLNLRQFFKGGRLQGFAYDDDENAIPRVFL; via the exons ATGCATTTGACTGTGCTTCTGTTTGCATCGGCGCTCTCTGTGGCCACCTTCGCCTTGGACAATGGGGTGATGAGGACCCCTCCGATGGGCTGGTTGGCATGGGAACGATTCCGCTGTGACATCGACTGTGAACACGACCCCAAGAACTGCATCAG TGAGAATCTGTTCATCGACATGGCGGACAGACTCTCGGAGGACGGCTGGAGGGAACTTGGATATGTGTATGTGAACATAGACGACTGCTGGTCCTCCATGCAGAGGGACGAGAAGGGACGGCTGCAGGCGGACCCTAAAAG GTTCCCTGGAGGTATCCCTAAACTGGCACGCTACTTGCACGACAGGGGGCTCAAGCTGGGGATCTATGGGGAcatgggcacacacacatgcggaGGTTACCCCGGCACACCACTGGACAAGATCGAGATAGACGCTCAGACCTTCGCCGACTGGGAGGTGGATATGTTTAAATTTGACGGCTGTTATTCTAACGCCACAGAGCAGGCGCAGG GTTATCCTCTGATGTCAAAGGCTTTAAATGCTACTGGCCGTCCTATTGGCTACTCCTGCAGTTGGCCTGCCTATCAGGGTGGCCTGCCACCGAAG GTAAACTACACTCAGCTGGGGGAAATCTGCAACCTGTGGCGTAACTATGGCGACATCCAGGACTCTTGGGACAGTGTCCTGAATATTGCTGACTGGTTCTTCAGTAATCAGGATGTCCTGATACCTGCAGCCGGACCTGGACGGTGGAATGACCCTGATATG CTCATCATTGGCGACTTTGGCCTCAGCATGGACCAGTCTCGGTCTCAGATGGCTCTGTGGGCGATCATGGCTGCTCCTCTTTTCATGTCCAATGACCTGCGCACCATCAGCAGCGGAGCCCGCAGCATCCTGCAGAACAAAATGGCCATTACCATCAACCAGGACCCCTTGGGAATCCAGGGAAGGCGCATTTTAAAG GAAAAGAGTGGCATTGAAGTCTACTGGCGCCccttgtcaaaaaatgccagtgCACTGGTATTCTTCAGTCGTCGCACTGACATGCCATACCGCTACCAGACTAACCTCAAAAAACTTAACTACACCACCGGCAGCTACAAG ATCTATGATGTCTTCACTGATCAGACCATGATGCAGAAAGACTCCACTGACTTTGTGGTATCAGTGAACCCCACAGGTGTGGTCATGTGGTACGTGTCTGCACCCGCCAAACTGAACCTCCGCCAGTTCTTTAAAGGCGGCAGATTACAGGGATTCGCCTATGACGATGATGAAAACGCCATCCCTCGTGTTTTCCTCTGA
- the LOC121955927 gene encoding uncharacterized protein LOC121955927, translating into MAQTSNGVFGVVKTILQSAAAGFAFGEAALFAVDPTLTEDGVLLTAATLAAGRAGSTGVGVVTACLVFTSVLFSLGSGFLLAALMMKLCIKVGARLQWLVEAATGASVVAGAVTTGVLAGILPPWIYIAAQGILVLVVYSYSNINDMTTALLIIFTTLYLSVMYGRMGVMVGLFVMGVTISVLCALRKALTERLTQRPKTECKLLERIFFYSVLVGILGFVVGLGAGEAGEGSEAEVILMLQSVLWVAFLSAGLLGAGLGTVATVGLGPEVAAKVSVGAAILSSLALRAILQSSSALGPRSSMGGTLGAATAAGVSLGAASVATKQAFGSRNSALALISSVVCGAILAVRGVALKATLPTTSELITITLVAAGAFVLGAPKSPFHTQVNLRRGLLTGPELIKGIGMETVTAAAAPIGAGALGAAALGTAALGRLGTVGVLVAVLLALGSALSGMIGKSAQTTNAHRD; encoded by the exons ATGGCACAAACCAGCAATG GTGTTTTTGGTGTGGTGAAGACGATCCTGCAAAGCGCAGCAGCTGGTTTTGCTTTTGGCGAAGCTGCATTATTTGCAGTTGACCCCACACTGACTGAAGACGGCGTCCTGCTGACTGCTGCAACTCTGGCTGCTGGACGAGCCGGCTCCACGGGTGTCGGCGTAGTAACAGCATGCCTCGTGTTCACCTCGGTGCTCTTCTCTCTGGGAAGTGGTTTCCTCCTCGCTGCCCTGATGATGAAGCTGTGCATCAAAGTTGGAGCGAGGCTGCAGTGGTTAGTGGAGGCTGCGACGGGAGCCTCTGTGGTGGCAGGTGCTGTCACTACTGGAGTGTTAGCGGGAATCCTTCCACCGTGGATCTACATTGCAGCCCAAGGCATTCTAGTCCTTGTAGTCTACTCATACTCCAACATTAACGACATGACCACCGCCCTTTTAATCATCTTCACCACGCTCTACCTCAGTGTCATGTACGGGAGAATGGGCGTTATGGTTGGACTTTTCGTCATGGGAGTGACCATCTCTGTGCTTTGCGCCCTTCGAAAGGCTCTGACAGAGAGGTTGACACAAAGACCAAAAACTGAGTGCAAACTTTTAGAGCGGATATtcttttactctgttttggtgGGGATACTGGGATTTGTAGTAGGTTTAGGAGCAGGTGAAGCAGGAGAAGGTTCAGAAGCGGAGGTGATATTGATGCTGCAGTCGGTCCTCTGGGTGGCGTTTCTGTCTGCAGGGCTGCTAGGAGCCGGTCTGGGAACAGTGGCCACAGTTGGATTGGGGCCAGAAGTGGCTGCAAAGGTCTCTGTGGGAGCTGCTATATTATCATCACTTGCCCTGAGAGCCATTCTGCAGTCGAGCTCCGCTCTAGGGCCCCGAAGCAGCATGGGGGGGACATTAGGAGCAGCCACAGCTGCAGGGGTGTCCCTCGGAGCTGCAAGTGTTGCAACAAAACAGGCATTCGGGTCTAGAAATTCAGCCTTAGCACTTATAAGTTCAGTTGTTTGTGGTGCAATTTTGGCAGTTCGGGGTGTCGCACTGAAAGCAACTCTGCCCACAACATCAGAACTTATTACAATCACCCTTGTTGCAGCGGGGGCATTTGTTCTGGGTGCACCAAAGAGCCCGTTCCACACTCAGGTGAATCTTCGGAGGGGCCTTCTCACGGGGCCAGAGCTAATTAAAGGAATCGGCATGGAGACCGTcaccgcagcagcagcacctaTCGGAGCCGGCGCACTGGGGGCAGCGGCGCTGGGCACCGCAGCTCTGGGGAGACTGGGGACTGTGGGAGTTCTGGTGGCTGTATTGTTGGCTTTGGGAAGTGCTCTTAGTGGTATGATAGGAAAATCAGCACAGACAACAAACGCACACAGAGACTAA